The Prochlorococcus marinus str. MIT 9301 genome window below encodes:
- a CDS encoding class I SAM-dependent methyltransferase, which produces MEYLSIRECDLDGFLSNAKMNLANSHPGDALNDVSDFYTEIVGDRHVADLAAWHLTSREYIADTLKLQQRFSRDLVLDFGGGIGTHALANAMSSKVEHVFFVDINETNRNFVEYRAKKLGVEKKLTFCKTIQDTQISKFDTIICLDVLEHLADPASQIEIFNEFMDPNSIALFNWYFFKGEKNEYPFHIDDIQIVEKFFETLQSNFLEVFHPILITTRAYKKIR; this is translated from the coding sequence ATGGAATACTTATCTATTAGAGAATGTGATTTAGATGGATTCCTTTCAAATGCAAAGATGAATTTGGCAAATTCACATCCTGGAGATGCTTTGAATGATGTTTCGGATTTTTATACTGAAATAGTTGGAGATCGGCATGTAGCTGATTTAGCTGCTTGGCATCTCACGAGTAGAGAATACATCGCTGATACTTTAAAACTTCAGCAGAGATTTTCTAGAGATTTGGTTTTAGATTTTGGAGGAGGAATTGGAACGCATGCCTTAGCTAACGCTATGTCTTCAAAAGTTGAGCATGTTTTTTTTGTAGATATTAATGAGACAAATAGAAACTTTGTTGAATACAGGGCGAAGAAATTAGGAGTCGAAAAAAAACTTACTTTTTGCAAGACAATTCAAGATACACAAATATCTAAATTTGATACGATAATTTGCCTTGATGTTTTGGAACATCTTGCTGATCCAGCTTCACAAATTGAGATTTTCAATGAGTTTATGGATCCTAATTCTATTGCTTTATTTAATTGGTATTTTTTCAAGGGAGAAAAAAATGAATATCCGTTTCATATCGACGACATTCAAATTGTTGAAAAATTTTTTGAGACTCTGCAATCAAATTTTTTAGAAGTTTTTCATCCTATTCTTATAACTACAAGAGCTTATAAGAAAATTAGATAA